The following coding sequences are from one Ornithodoros turicata isolate Travis chromosome 1, ASM3712646v1, whole genome shotgun sequence window:
- the LOC135377729 gene encoding uncharacterized protein LOC135377729: MDVSYYRFPNDENRRSIWMNAVTSDKEDASFDVKKSTFVCSKHFLPCDFLSNVANGFLRLKESAVPSVFNYTAHAIPIPAAVATIQNSNGDCSSASNVEDGDVQVCSATNSPGREALFEEPEQMESEESRNLNCSCNKGSIVDSLTRELADKDAEIQNLRRELFLAKEHARRTLEEKQKLELELMKLEKEHDGCPKRYDVDSLCTSDERTLFYTGLPSLDIFDALHEFLDPGENGCNILRQKKQGETPPQVACGRTRKLSTRSELFLVLVRLRLGLFEQDLAERFGISQSTVSRICTSWLNFMYVKLGKLPLWQSRSVVDQTLPKVFLEKYPTTRVILDATEIRSEVASSLGLQSSTYSTYKSANTFKRLVGIAPNGLVSFVSELFTGCMSDRECVIRSGFLDLPFEDGDSVMADKGFTIADILQRKNVHLNIPPFLRNEEFSAAKVHETKDIASLRIHVERRIQRIKTFHIFDRVVPLSLG, translated from the exons ATGGAT GTGTCATACTACCGGTTTCCGAACGATGAGAATCGGAGGAGTATCTGGATGAATGCAGTCACATCGGATAAAGAAGATGCGTCATTTGATGTTAAGAAATCTACGTTTGTGTGCTCTAAACATTTTTTACCATGTGACTTCCTTTCAAATGTTGCAAACGGATTCCTTCGTCTCAAAGAGAGTGCCGTGCCTTCTGTATTCAACTATACAGCGCATGCCATCCCTATTCCAGCGGCAGTTGCAACAATACAGAATAGCAACGGCGATTGCAGCAGTGCTTCAAATGTTGAGGATGGTGATGTACAGGTGTGCAGTGCCACAAACAGTCCCGGACGGGAAGCACTTTTCGAAGAACCGGAACAGATGGAATCCGAAGAATCTAGAAATCTGAATTGCAGCTGCAACAAAGGTAGCATTGTGGACTCGCTAACGAGAGAGCTTGCGGACAAAGACGCAGAAATTCAAAATTTACGACGTGAGTTGTTTCTGGCGAAGGAACACGCTCGGCGGACACTTGAGGAGAAGCAGAAGCTCGAGTTAGAACTCATGAAGCTGGAGAAAGAACACGATGGCTGTCCCAAAAGATACGACGTAGATTCGCTCTGCACCTCAGATGAAAGGACTCTGTTTTACACTGGACTGCCAAGCTTAGATATATTTGATGCACTGCATGAGTTTCTCGACCCAGGAGAAAATGGCTGCAACATCTTGAGGCAGAAAAAGCAAGGGGAGACACCACCACAGGTAGCATGTGGTAGGACGCGAAAACTCTCAACGAGGAGTGAGCTATTTCTTGTTCTGGTTAGGCTACGCCTGGGGCTGTTCGAGCAGGATCTCGCAGAGCGCTTTGGAATCTCCCAGTCGACAGTGTCTCGCATCTGCACATCGTGGCTAAACTTCATGTATGTGAAGCTAGGAAAGTTGCCACTCTGGCAGTCTCGCTCTGTGGTGGACCAAACGCTGCCTAAGGTCTTTCTGGAGAAGTATCCAACCACAAGGGTCATTCTCGACGCGACCGAGATTCGCAGTGAAGTAGCAAGTTCATTAGGTCTGCAGTCGAGCACCTATTCAACGTATAAAAGTGCAAACACTTTCAAACGACTTGTTGGAATAGCTCCAAATGGGCTTGTGAGCTTTGTGTCGGAACTTTTTACAGGGTGCATGTCTGACAGAGAGTGTGTCATAAGGAGTGGATTCCTTGATCTGCCCTTCGAAGATGGTGACTCTGTCATGGCAGATAAGGGTTTTACAATTGCTGATATTCTACAGAGAAAGAATGTGCACTTAAACATTCCCCCGTTTCTTCGTAATGAAGAATTCTCTGCAGCGAAAGTGCATGAAACGAAAGATATAGCTTCCTTGCGTATCCACGTTGAACGACGAATCCAGCGCATAAAGACATTCCATATTTTCGACAGAGTTGTGCCACTAAGCCTTGGTTGA